The following is a genomic window from Rubeoparvulum massiliense.
CAATCCCTTTACGAGCAAGTTGGATTAATTGTGTCAATTCTTCCGTGGAGAATGGTGACTCCTCGCCAGTTCCTTGCAGCTCAACAAATTTGCCATTCCCTGTCATGACCACATTCATATCCACTTTCGCATGGGAGTCTTCTTCATAACATAAGTCCAGCATAGGAACACCTTGAACAACGCCTACACTAATCGCTGCCAAAGAATCTGTAATAGGAGATTGGCGGAGAAGTTCATGATCCATCAGATACTGAATAGCCAGAACCATCGCCACGAAGCCCCCGGTAATGGAAGCCGTACGTGTTCCACCATCTGCTTGAATCACATCACAGTCAATCCAGATCGTGCGTTCCCCGAGCTTTTCTAAATCCACCACAGAGCGGAGTGCTCGTCCCACAAGACGTTGAATTTCCATGGTTCTGCCTCCAACCTTCCCCCTTGTGGACTCCCGAGCGTTACGGATTTGGGTAGCACGAGGTAGCATGGAATACTCGGCTGTAACCCAGCCCTTACCTTCTCCCCGCATAAATGGTGGGACACGTTCCTCAACACTGGCTGTACAGATCACTTTCGTATCGCCAAATTGAACTAATGCAGACCCCTCTGGATGTTTGAGATAATTGGGCTCGATCTTTACTTCTCGCAATTGATCCGCTTCACGTCCATCAACACGCATTGGCTATTCCTCCTTCAATTTCATAAAAATCATTGTACACAAGAACTCATTGAATGGCAAAAGAGGGGAGCTACTCGTTCCCCTCCAATCTTTTTATCGTATACCGCTTTCTCATTGTACCACGTCAATACCCATCCTAAAAGGAGATACGATTGATTCGGATTGGCTTTTCTGCTAATTGGGATGATTGATTGCTATCTGTAGCATAATCAGCACTTCCGTTCACCAATACCTGCACCTTACCCATACTCGTGGTTTCCAGTAGGGATAAAACAATGCTTTCATAGACCTGACGGCTCATCATTTGTTCTTCTCCCCAACCAAGAATGGTAGGATCAAAGTTCGCCACAATGCTCTGCTGCTCTTCATTCACTTCAGCATGGATCAGCTTGGTGGAGGGTAGAATGGGACTGACTAGCTTACTAGAGCGATCTGGTCCCTTAATCAGTTCAACCACTGTAGCCATGACCACATCTTGCTCTCCCTGCACCAGTCGTGTTACAGGTACATGATAATCCACGCCATTCGGAGAGGTCGCTGTAAAGTAAAGGGTAACTGGCATGGTGTGACCAACGGTAGTATAACGCCCCATCTCTACATTTATACCCATAGCTCGATTTAGCGGCTTTGGTATGGGGGTCAGAGCTACAGGCATCTGTTCTAAGCGCTCACCATTTACCCAGATGACCACTTCATTGACCGTAGGAAATTCTGTCAGAGCCCATGTGATACCTTGAAGAATCTTGAGTTCATCTCCAGGGGCGTACTGGGTAAATTCCTTGGAAAAATCCACGGTAGCGACACCTTGCTGAATATCAATGCTTTGGACCTTCGTTCCTGCAGGAAGCAATGCCTGAAATCCAACAGGAATCATCGACTCTACTGGGCCACCTGCAATCATATGCTCTAATACTTGTTGAGCCACAGACTCGGAAAATGGAAGCTCTTTCGTTACAGGTGTAACGAAACCATTTTGATCAAGGAGATAGAGCGTACTCTGAACCATATTACTCTCTAATTTGTTCGCTTGGTTCAGCAAGTTCCCTGTTTGTTCTTCTTGCTTATCTGGGGAATTGGCTGTTTGATCTCCCATGGGATCCATCACCGTATAGTCAATCTGGGGTGGATCAAGGGATGTATCTCCTCCTGAACTAGTCCAGCCACAAGCCGATAATGTGACAAGCATGATCAGCAAAATGATGGATAGGAGTCTTCGCTTCTGCTGCATAGTATACCCTCCTCAGCACAGTTTGTACTATATATCTATACGAGCCCTATCCAATTTAGACCATAAAAAAACAAGCATCAAAAATGATGATGCTTGACAATGACAGAGGTTCCTAGCCAATCCACAGCAATCTCTTCAAAATCCTTCGGGTCTCCACTGGTAAAGAAAAGATGGGAATCATTCCGTTCAGCCTCTTCCAATTGATTGAGTTGATACAGAACGGTACTGATCTCTCGAGCAGTCTCTTCTGCAGAGTCGATCAACGTCACCTGCTCACCCATAATCTGATGAATGACAGGCTGTAATAATGGATAATGGGTGCAACCAAGAATCAATGTGTCCAGATTTTCTCCTTGGAGGGACTGAAGCGCTGTACGCACTTCCTCCAATGCCTCCTCCTTCTTATAGCCACCTTGCTCCACGAGAGGAACCAAGGTGGGGCAGGCTAAGCTTTTTACATAGTGAGAAGGATTAATCTTGTGAATATGTTGGGGATACGCTTCACTGTTAACGGTATTGATGGTCCCGATAATCCCAATACGTCCATGAGCCGTCGCCTTAATAGCTGCCCGTGAACCAGGTCCAATTACCCCGATGACTGGAACAGGTAAGCGATCCTTTACATAGTCCAATGCAAGTGCAGTCGCTGTATTACAAGCGATTACTAACATCTTGAGATCATATTGCAAGAGATATTCTGCCATTTGTAATGTGAAGTCACGCACTTCATCACCTGGTCGCGGGCCATAGGGACAGCGGGCATTGTCACCGAAATAAACAACCCTCTCCTTCGGCAGCTGTCGAAATACCTCACGAACAACCGTTAGACCTCCCACGCCAGAATCTAAAATACCAATTCGTTTTCCTTCCATATTAAGTCATCCTTTTTCTTCTTCATGTATGGGCACTGCAGTATATGTTTGAAAAGGATGGGTGGTGCCTCTTGGCTAGAGGCTTATTATTCCCTCGACATTTCTTCATATAGTTGCGTAAGTGTCACTTGGAGTCGGTCTACCTCACTTCGATCAAAATGCTGGAGGATCCCTTTCAAATATGCTTGACGAGCCTGTAAAACCTGATGGATGATTTCATTACCCTTGGGTAAAAGATGTATGCGCACTACCCGTCGATCTTTCTCATCACGGATTCGTTGTACCAATTCATTCTTCTCCATTCGATCGATGAGATCAGTAGTGGTACTAAAAGCCAAATACATCTTATTGCTTAGATCCCCGATAGTTGTATCACCCAATTCATCCAACCATTGCAGAGCAATAAACTGTGGAGGAGTAATGGGAAAGTCATTGAGGATCTCCCGCCCCTTGCGTTTGATTATGCCACTGATATGACGAAGCAAGCGTTCTAATTCTACCACTTCTTCTTCTGTTATATTGCTCATCTTTTCCTCCTGGATCTCTTTTACTTCATTATAACGGAATATCGATACCTTTGTAGGATAAGTTCTCTAAACACTCTTTTAAATATTGATCATGATGTTCAGGATAGATGATCAGCTTCGTGAGTACATGTTGAATCGCCTCATCCACTTCTATCAAAGTAGGCGCACGTTGAACACGATATGTATTGCACTTCCATAGTTCACAGGATGAGATAAAGTTCAATACCATGATTATAACACGGTGAAGCTTTTCAAAAAAAACACCCTATCCACATGATAGGGTCATAGTAACTAAATTTTTAATTCTCCCATACGTACCAGCTCAACAACAGCCTGGGAACGACCTTTGACGCCGAGCTTC
Proteins encoded in this region:
- the rph gene encoding ribonuclease PH, with the protein product MRVDGREADQLREVKIEPNYLKHPEGSALVQFGDTKVICTASVEERVPPFMRGEGKGWVTAEYSMLPRATQIRNARESTRGKVGGRTMEIQRLVGRALRSVVDLEKLGERTIWIDCDVIQADGGTRTASITGGFVAMVLAIQYLMDHELLRQSPITDSLAAISVGVVQGVPMLDLCYEEDSHAKVDMNVVMTGNGKFVELQGTGEESPFSTEELTQLIQLARKGIATCMEAQRKALGDAVSLIRTTESASKEIEQDKVQREER
- a CDS encoding GerMN domain-containing protein, whose translation is MQQKRRLLSIILLIMLVTLSACGWTSSGGDTSLDPPQIDYTVMDPMGDQTANSPDKQEEQTGNLLNQANKLESNMVQSTLYLLDQNGFVTPVTKELPFSESVAQQVLEHMIAGGPVESMIPVGFQALLPAGTKVQSIDIQQGVATVDFSKEFTQYAPGDELKILQGITWALTEFPTVNEVVIWVNGERLEQMPVALTPIPKPLNRAMGINVEMGRYTTVGHTMPVTLYFTATSPNGVDYHVPVTRLVQGEQDVVMATVVELIKGPDRSSKLVSPILPSTKLIHAEVNEEQQSIVANFDPTILGWGEEQMMSRQVYESIVLSLLETTSMGKVQVLVNGSADYATDSNQSSQLAEKPIRINRISF
- the racE gene encoding glutamate racemase; protein product: MEGKRIGILDSGVGGLTVVREVFRQLPKERVVYFGDNARCPYGPRPGDEVRDFTLQMAEYLLQYDLKMLVIACNTATALALDYVKDRLPVPVIGVIGPGSRAAIKATAHGRIGIIGTINTVNSEAYPQHIHKINPSHYVKSLACPTLVPLVEQGGYKKEEALEEVRTALQSLQGENLDTLILGCTHYPLLQPVIHQIMGEQVTLIDSAEETAREISTVLYQLNQLEEAERNDSHLFFTSGDPKDFEEIAVDWLGTSVIVKHHHF
- a CDS encoding MarR family winged helix-turn-helix transcriptional regulator, which encodes MSNITEEEVVELERLLRHISGIIKRKGREILNDFPITPPQFIALQWLDELGDTTIGDLSNKMYLAFSTTTDLIDRMEKNELVQRIRDEKDRRVVRIHLLPKGNEIIHQVLQARQAYLKGILQHFDRSEVDRLQVTLTQLYEEMSRE